In a genomic window of Vallitalea okinawensis:
- a CDS encoding acyl-CoA dehydrogenase, with product MDFTLSKEHQLLRKLFRSFTEEEVKPLAEEVDEEERYPIETVEKMAKYGFMGIPFPKEYGGEGGDNLGYTIAVEELSRYCGTTGVILSAHTSLCASPIYEFGSEEQKQKYLVPLAKGEKIGAFALTEPNAGTDAAAQQTTAVLEGDHYIINGSKIFITNGGYADYYIVMAMTDKSAGTRGISAFIIEKEFEGFRIGKKEKKMGIRGSATCELVFENCKVPKENIIGKEGKGFKVAMKTLDGGRIGIAAQALGIAQGALDETVHYVKERKQFGRPISKFQNTQFELADMKTKVEAARLLVYQAAVAKDRREPYSHFAAMAKLYAAEVAMEVTTKAVQLHGGYGYTREYPVERMMRDAKITEIYEGTSEVQKMVISAHLLK from the coding sequence ATGGATTTTACTTTATCAAAGGAACATCAGTTACTTCGTAAGCTTTTTCGTTCTTTTACAGAGGAAGAAGTGAAACCATTAGCTGAAGAAGTTGATGAGGAAGAACGCTATCCAATAGAAACAGTTGAGAAAATGGCCAAATATGGCTTTATGGGAATACCTTTTCCAAAAGAGTATGGTGGAGAAGGTGGCGATAATCTAGGTTACACTATTGCTGTTGAGGAATTATCCAGATATTGTGGTACAACAGGAGTTATCCTTTCAGCCCATACTTCATTATGTGCATCACCTATATATGAATTTGGTTCTGAAGAGCAAAAGCAAAAGTATTTAGTACCACTCGCTAAAGGTGAAAAAATAGGAGCCTTTGCATTAACAGAACCTAATGCTGGAACAGATGCTGCTGCTCAACAAACCACAGCAGTATTAGAAGGGGATCATTACATCATTAATGGTTCAAAAATCTTTATTACAAATGGCGGTTATGCAGATTACTATATTGTTATGGCGATGACCGATAAATCTGCTGGTACTAGAGGTATTTCTGCTTTTATCATAGAAAAAGAGTTTGAAGGCTTTCGAATAGGAAAAAAAGAAAAGAAAATGGGTATCAGAGGTTCAGCAACTTGTGAACTCGTCTTTGAAAACTGTAAAGTACCTAAGGAAAACATCATTGGTAAAGAGGGTAAAGGCTTTAAAGTAGCTATGAAGACATTAGACGGTGGCCGTATTGGTATAGCAGCTCAAGCTCTAGGAATAGCTCAAGGAGCACTTGATGAAACAGTTCATTATGTGAAAGAAAGAAAGCAATTTGGACGTCCGATTTCGAAGTTCCAAAATACCCAATTTGAATTAGCTGATATGAAAACTAAAGTAGAAGCTGCAAGACTGCTAGTCTATCAAGCAGCTGTTGCTAAAGACCGTAGAGAACCGTATAGTCACTTTGCGGCAATGGCTAAACTTTATGCAGCTGAGGTGGCTATGGAAGTAACAACGAAGGCTGTTCAACTCCATGGTGGCTATGGCTATACAAGAGAGTACCCAGTTGAACGTATGATGCGGGATGCAAAAATTACTGAAATCTATGAAGGAACATCCGAAGTACAGAAGATGGTTATATCTGCCCATCTATTAAAATAG
- a CDS encoding acetyl-CoA C-acetyltransferase, whose protein sequence is MREVVILSAVRTPIGSFNGTLSSRGAVDLGTVVAKEAIHRSGIDPSIIDEVIIGNVLSAGLGQSVARQISLKSDIPDNVPAMNIDKVCGSGLRAISLAASIIKAGDADVILAGGTESMSNAPYILEKARTGYRMGDGKLIDSMIKDGLVDGIEGYHMGITAENVAEKWSISREEQDAFALNSQLKAEKAQKANRFVEEIVPVTIPQRKGDPIVFEHDEYPRHGSTIEKLGKLRPAFKKDGTVTAGNASGINDGAAMMVIMSKDKAEELGLKPLVTIKSYGSIGLNPEIMGYGPAPATNKVLKQANLTIEDIDLAEINEAFASQSIAVVRDLSIDPGKVNVNGGAIALGHPIGASGTRIAVTLIHEMLKQPEAKTGLAALCIGGGMGSAIIFEKVK, encoded by the coding sequence ATGCGTGAAGTTGTAATCCTTTCAGCTGTTAGAACACCTATCGGTAGTTTTAATGGCACATTATCATCAAGAGGTGCAGTGGACTTAGGAACAGTAGTAGCAAAAGAAGCTATCCATCGAAGTGGAATTGATCCAAGTATAATCGATGAAGTGATCATTGGTAACGTATTATCAGCTGGACTTGGCCAAAGTGTTGCTAGACAAATTTCTTTAAAGTCAGATATCCCTGATAATGTACCAGCCATGAACATCGATAAGGTATGCGGTTCAGGTTTAAGAGCTATTAGCTTAGCAGCCTCTATAATTAAAGCTGGTGATGCAGATGTCATACTAGCAGGTGGAACAGAGAGTATGAGTAACGCGCCATACATACTCGAAAAAGCTCGCACAGGATACCGTATGGGTGATGGGAAGCTGATTGATAGCATGATTAAAGATGGTTTGGTCGATGGCATAGAAGGATACCATATGGGCATAACTGCTGAAAATGTAGCCGAAAAGTGGAGCATTTCTAGAGAGGAACAAGATGCTTTCGCTTTAAATAGTCAACTGAAAGCTGAAAAAGCTCAAAAGGCAAATCGTTTTGTTGAAGAAATTGTTCCTGTTACAATCCCACAGCGTAAAGGTGATCCTATCGTCTTTGAACATGATGAGTACCCACGTCATGGCTCAACTATAGAAAAGTTAGGTAAATTAAGACCAGCCTTCAAAAAAGATGGTACTGTAACAGCTGGAAATGCTTCTGGTATCAATGATGGTGCTGCAATGATGGTTATTATGTCAAAGGATAAGGCTGAAGAACTTGGATTGAAGCCTCTTGTTACAATTAAGTCATATGGCTCTATTGGATTAAATCCAGAGATTATGGGTTATGGTCCAGCACCAGCAACAAATAAAGTATTAAAGCAGGCTAATTTAACTATTGAAGATATTGATTTAGCAGAAATAAATGAAGCTTTCGCTTCTCAATCCATAGCTGTTGTTAGAGACCTTAGTATAGATCCAGGTAAAGTTAATGTAAATGGTGGTGCCATTGCTTTAGGTCATCCAATAGGGGCCTCAGGTACTCGTATAGCCGTTACACTAATCCATGAAATGCTTAAACAGCCTGAAGCAAAAACTGGTCTAGCAGCTCTTTGCATTGGTGGAGGAATGGGTAGTGCAATTATCTTTGAAAAAGTTAAGTAA
- the kamD gene encoding lysine 5,6-aminomutase subunit alpha yields MGKLNLNMNHVDRARSKAEEIAKYTQAFIDEHTTVTIERTVCRLFGIDGINEVGVPLPNIVVDHIMENGRLGIGVAYYIGNAMLHMDLEPQAIAEKVADEDLNLCTLPFYPIEAIKDRIESVVLIQLNKISKNRQKREKYFQKYGDKKGPLLYVIVATGNIYEDTTQAVAAAKQGADVIAVIRTTGQSLLDYVPYGATTEGFGGTYATQENFSIMRKALDEVGEELGRYIRLCNYCSGLCMPEIAAIGAFERLDVMLNDALYGILFRDINMKRTLVDQYFSRVINAYAGVIINTGEDNYLTTADAIEEAHTVLASQFINEKFAEYAGLPEEQMGLGHAFEIDPKVENGFLYELAQAQMARQIFPKAPLKYMPPTKYMTGNIFKGQVQDALFNMVTVLTEQRIHLLGMLTEAIHTPFMSDRALSIENASYIANTMKDLGNEIEFKKDGIMETRANEVLGNALNLLEEIEDVGIFNALEKGIFAGIKRPIDGGKGLDGVIRKESGYYNPFIEKMLGGVKNV; encoded by the coding sequence ATGGGTAAGCTTAATTTAAATATGAATCATGTGGATAGAGCAAGATCTAAAGCAGAGGAGATTGCGAAATACACGCAAGCTTTCATCGACGAACACACGACTGTTACCATAGAAAGAACGGTATGTCGATTATTTGGTATCGATGGTATCAATGAAGTTGGTGTACCTCTACCTAATATTGTGGTTGATCACATTATGGAAAACGGAAGGCTAGGTATAGGTGTCGCTTACTATATCGGTAATGCTATGTTACATATGGATTTAGAGCCGCAAGCTATAGCAGAAAAAGTAGCAGATGAAGACCTCAATCTCTGTACATTGCCTTTTTATCCAATTGAAGCTATTAAAGATCGAATAGAAAGTGTAGTGCTCATACAACTTAACAAAATCTCTAAAAATCGTCAAAAGCGAGAAAAGTACTTTCAGAAATATGGTGATAAAAAAGGTCCATTACTTTATGTTATCGTAGCAACTGGTAATATTTATGAAGATACCACTCAGGCAGTAGCAGCTGCTAAACAAGGTGCTGATGTCATAGCTGTTATTCGTACAACTGGGCAAAGTCTTTTAGATTATGTACCTTATGGTGCAACAACTGAGGGATTTGGAGGAACTTATGCAACACAGGAAAATTTCAGTATTATGCGCAAAGCTTTAGACGAAGTTGGAGAGGAATTAGGACGCTACATACGACTATGTAATTATTGTTCAGGTTTATGTATGCCAGAAATAGCAGCTATCGGTGCTTTCGAGCGTTTGGATGTGATGTTGAATGATGCCTTATATGGTATTTTATTCAGAGACATTAACATGAAACGTACTCTAGTAGATCAATATTTCTCAAGAGTGATTAATGCCTATGCAGGCGTTATTATTAATACTGGTGAAGACAATTACTTAACGACAGCAGATGCTATTGAAGAAGCACATACGGTTTTAGCTTCTCAATTCATCAACGAGAAATTTGCTGAATATGCTGGGTTACCTGAAGAACAGATGGGTCTTGGCCATGCATTTGAGATAGACCCCAAAGTCGAGAATGGTTTTTTATATGAATTAGCACAAGCACAAATGGCACGGCAGATCTTTCCAAAGGCACCACTTAAATATATGCCGCCTACGAAGTATATGACTGGTAACATCTTTAAAGGTCAAGTACAAGATGCTTTATTTAACATGGTAACAGTTTTAACAGAACAAAGAATACATCTATTAGGTATGCTGACTGAAGCTATACACACACCTTTCATGTCAGACCGTGCGCTTTCTATAGAAAATGCTAGCTATATAGCTAATACTATGAAAGACTTAGGCAATGAAATAGAATTTAAGAAAGATGGTATTATGGAAACTCGAGCTAATGAAGTACTGGGCAATGCACTAAACCTTTTAGAAGAAATCGAAGATGTAGGTATCTTTAATGCCTTGGAAAAAGGTATTTTTGCAGGTATTAAACGACCTATCGATGGTGGTAAAGGTTTAGATGGTGTCATCCGAAAAGAAAGCGGTTATTATAATCCCTTTATTGAAAAAATGTTAGGGGGTGTGAAAAATGTCTAG
- the kamE gene encoding lysine 5,6-aminomutase subunit beta: MSSGLYSMHKKEFNQTLDFKHLKPYGDTMNDGKVQLSFTLPVTDNEKGEAAAKLLAQKMGLNEPSVVHHESLDKEFTFYVLYGSLTHSVDYEAIEVEAVELDIMDMHETEDFIDQQIGRNVVVVGASTGTDAHTVGIDAIMNMKGYAGVYGLERYRNIDAYNLGSQVPNEELIRKAIEVKADVILVSQTVTQKNVHVDNLTELMELLEAEGIRNRLVTIVGGARITHELAKELGYDAGFGPGKLADSVATFMVEEIARRGL; encoded by the coding sequence ATGTCTAGTGGTTTATATTCAATGCACAAAAAGGAATTTAATCAAACCTTAGACTTCAAACATTTGAAACCTTATGGCGATACTATGAATGATGGTAAAGTTCAATTGAGTTTTACATTACCAGTGACCGACAATGAAAAGGGAGAAGCTGCAGCTAAATTACTGGCACAAAAAATGGGATTAAATGAACCATCTGTTGTTCATCATGAATCACTGGATAAAGAATTTACTTTTTACGTTCTCTATGGTAGCCTAACCCATTCTGTTGACTATGAAGCCATAGAAGTAGAAGCCGTTGAATTAGATATTATGGATATGCATGAAACAGAAGATTTTATTGATCAGCAAATCGGTAGAAACGTAGTAGTTGTAGGAGCAAGTACTGGAACAGATGCACACACAGTAGGTATTGATGCCATTATGAACATGAAAGGCTATGCGGGTGTGTACGGTTTAGAACGTTATCGTAATATTGATGCCTATAACTTGGGGAGTCAAGTTCCAAATGAAGAACTGATTCGTAAAGCTATTGAAGTTAAAGCTGATGTCATCTTAGTTTCTCAAACAGTTACACAAAAAAATGTTCATGTTGATAATTTAACAGAATTAATGGAGCTTCTAGAAGCTGAGGGAATTAGGAATAGATTAGTCACTATAGTTGGTGGAGCTCGTATAACTCATGAGTTAGCAAAGGAGTTGGGTTATGATGCTGGCTTTGGACCAGGTAAATTGGCCGATTCTGTAGCTACTTTTATGGTGGAGGAAATCGCTCGAAGAGGGCTATAA
- a CDS encoding electron transfer flavoprotein subunit alpha/FixB family protein: MNKGIFVFIEQREGTIQKVAFELLGKANELAETTNSQVTAILLGHEIASQGEHLIHAGADEVLYVDSQDYQHYVTEYYTQALTAVIKEHEPEIFLFGATAIGRDLAPRVSARIHTGLTADCTKLEIDEETGLLFMTRPAFGGNIMATIICPEFRPQMATVRPGVMQVLTLDESRQGNIKKFYFQLIKEKNKIEIIDIVHESKHKINIEDAKILISGGRGVGSKENFNKLYDLADVLDAEVSSSRAVVDAGWQDRQRQVGQTGKTVRPNLYFACGISGAIQHVAGMEDSDLIIAINKNSESPIFEVADVGIVGDLNVILPKLTEALKVKLNEK, translated from the coding sequence ATGAACAAAGGTATATTTGTTTTTATAGAGCAACGAGAAGGTACTATACAAAAAGTTGCATTTGAATTATTGGGAAAAGCCAATGAGTTAGCAGAGACAACGAATAGTCAAGTAACTGCTATATTATTAGGTCATGAAATTGCTAGCCAAGGTGAACACCTAATACATGCAGGCGCTGATGAAGTTTTATATGTAGATAGCCAAGATTATCAGCACTATGTAACAGAATATTATACACAAGCTTTAACTGCGGTAATCAAGGAGCATGAACCAGAAATCTTCTTGTTTGGTGCAACAGCTATTGGCAGGGATTTAGCACCTCGTGTGTCTGCTCGTATACACACTGGTTTAACTGCAGACTGTACAAAATTAGAAATAGATGAAGAAACAGGTCTATTATTTATGACAAGACCAGCCTTTGGTGGTAACATCATGGCAACAATCATTTGTCCCGAGTTTAGACCTCAAATGGCAACTGTCCGTCCAGGAGTCATGCAAGTTTTGACATTAGATGAAAGTCGTCAAGGTAATATTAAAAAGTTCTATTTCCAACTTATTAAAGAAAAAAATAAGATTGAAATCATTGATATAGTTCATGAGAGCAAGCATAAAATAAATATTGAAGATGCCAAGATTCTCATATCAGGTGGTCGTGGTGTTGGTTCAAAAGAAAACTTTAATAAACTCTACGACTTAGCAGATGTATTAGATGCTGAAGTATCATCATCAAGAGCAGTAGTTGATGCAGGATGGCAAGATAGGCAAAGACAAGTCGGGCAAACTGGAAAAACCGTACGCCCTAATCTTTATTTTGCTTGCGGTATATCTGGAGCTATTCAACATGTGGCAGGTATGGAAGACTCTGATCTTATCATAGCCATTAACAAAAATAGTGAATCTCCTATCTTTGAGGTTGCAGACGTAGGTATCGTAGGAGACTTAAATGTTATACTGCCAAAACTGACTGAAGCTCTAAAAGTTAAATTGAATGAAAAATAA
- a CDS encoding electron transfer flavoprotein subunit beta/FixA family protein, with product MQIVVCIKQVPDTSEVKLDPKTGTLIRQGVPSIINPDDKAGIEAAIQLREKHGGKVTVLSMGPPQADVALREALAMGADEAILLTDRAFAGADTWATSSTLAAALRKIPHDLVITGRQAIDGDTAQVGPQIAEHLDLPQVSYVADIQLEGDNHLILKRMFEDGYHLLKVEMPCLITTLSELNTPRYMRVGYVYDAYREKEIVKWTLEDIVIDNSNLGLKGSPTRVKKSFTKGAKTAGKLYEVNTDESVQIIVNKMTEKFII from the coding sequence ATGCAAATTGTTGTTTGTATAAAACAAGTACCTGACACATCAGAAGTTAAATTAGATCCAAAGACTGGAACCCTTATACGTCAAGGAGTACCAAGTATTATCAATCCAGATGACAAAGCTGGTATAGAAGCAGCCATACAGTTAAGAGAGAAACATGGAGGTAAGGTTACTGTATTGAGCATGGGACCACCTCAAGCTGACGTAGCTTTAAGAGAAGCTTTAGCTATGGGAGCCGATGAAGCAATATTATTGACAGATAGAGCTTTTGCTGGAGCCGATACATGGGCAACATCATCGACTTTGGCTGCTGCTTTAAGGAAGATACCTCATGATCTTGTTATTACAGGTCGTCAAGCCATTGATGGTGATACTGCTCAAGTAGGACCTCAAATTGCAGAGCACTTGGATTTACCGCAGGTAAGCTATGTGGCTGATATACAGTTAGAAGGCGATAATCACCTCATATTAAAGCGTATGTTTGAAGATGGGTATCACTTATTAAAAGTAGAGATGCCTTGCCTAATTACAACATTATCAGAACTCAATACACCTCGCTACATGCGAGTAGGGTATGTTTATGATGCTTACCGTGAAAAAGAAATCGTTAAGTGGACTCTTGAAGATATTGTTATAGATAATAGTAACCTAGGTTTAAAAGGCTCACCAACACGCGTTAAAAAATCCTTTACAAAAGGCGCTAAAACAGCTGGAAAACTGTATGAAGTTAACACCGATGAATCTGTACAAATAATTGTTAATAAAATGACAGAGAAATTCATTATTTAA